A genome region from Salvia splendens isolate huo1 chromosome 19, SspV2, whole genome shotgun sequence includes the following:
- the LOC121778161 gene encoding high mobility group B protein 6-like, with the protein MAAVAENPTFAEPPPTKKARSKKALKPKPVSSNEANIAAGAVPEPSPVASPPPENSAGKENHGSLSLKKKKKGAAKGKQQVSDASSFEKQLQEMQEQLEKLKIEKEQTEEMLKEKEEQLETRDREQEKLKTELKKLQKIKEFKPTVAFPLGIGIKDMEQDKKEKKKKGGKKKPSPPYVLWCKDQWNEVKEANPDADFKAMSNLLGAKWKSVTAEEKKPYEERYQAEKEAYLKIAGNEKRELEAMKLLEDEQKHKTAIELLEQYLLFKQEAEKENNKKTKKEKDPLKPKHPMSAYFIFSNERRAALLAENKNVLEVAKITGEEWKNMTDIQKAPYEEIALKRKEQYGQEMEAYKQKKEEEAANLKKDGEEFMKLQIQEAMQLLKKKEKTETLIKKEKESRQKKKKNEEKTVDPNKPKRPASSFLLFSKETRKCIVEERPGINHSTITALISLKWKEISEEEKLVWNEKAAQAKEAYNKELEAYNNKLAAENKDN; encoded by the exons ATGGCTGCCGTAGCTGAAAACCCTACATTCGCCGAGCCACCGCCCACCAAGAAGGCGAGATCAAAGAAGGCGTTGAAGCCTAAACCTGTCTCGTCGAATGAGGCTAACATTGCCGCCGGGGCGGTTCCGGAGCCCTCTCCCGTTGCCTCTCCGCCGCCGGAAAACTCTGCCGGAAAGGAGAACCACGGGAGTCTGTCgctgaagaaaaagaagaaaggcGCCGCCAAGGGGAAGCAACAGGTCTCCGATGCGTCTTCTTTCGAGAAGCAGCTCCAGGAAATGCAGGAGCAGCTTGAGAAATTGAAGATCGAGAAGGAGCAGACCGAGGAAATGTTGAAGGAAAAAGAGGAACAACTCGAGACTCGAGATCGCGAGCAGGAGAAACTCAAAACCGAACTCAAGAAATTGCAGAAGATCAAGGAGTTCAAGCCTACTGTG GCATTCCCGCTAGGGATCGGAATCAAAGACATGGAGCAAGataagaaggagaagaagaagaagggtgGAAAGAAGAAGCCATCTCCTCCTTATGTGCTGTGGTGCAAAGACCAGTGGAACGAG GTGAAGGAAGCTAATCCAGATGCTGATTTCAAGGCCATGTCGAATCTGTTGGGTGCAAAGTGGAAATCCGTCACTGCGGAAGAGAAGAAGCCTTATGAAGAGAGGTACCAAGCTGAGAAGGAAGCATATTTGAAGATTGCAGGAAATGAGAAGCGTGAGCTTGAGGCAATGAAGCTTCTTGAAGACGAGCAGAAGCACAAGACTGCAATAGAGTTGCTCGAACAGTACCTTCTGTTCAAGCAGGAGGCAGAGAAAGAGaacaacaagaaaacaaa GAAGGAGAAGGACCCTTTGAAGCCGAAGCATCCGATGTCGGCCTATTTCATCTTCTCTAATGAGCGTAGAGCTGCTCTGCTTGCAGAAAACAAGAATGTGTTGGAG GTTGCAAAGATCACAGGTGAGGAGTGGAAGAACATGACTGACATACAAAAAGCCCCCTATGAAGAG ATAGCATTGAAAAGGAAGGAACAATATGGCCAAGAGATGGAAGCATACaagcagaagaaggaagaagaagctgCTAACCTCAAGAAAGATGGGGAAGAGTTCATGAAACTGCAGATACAAGAAGCTATGCAACtgctaaaaaagaaagagaaaactgaaactctaaTCAAG aaagagaaagagagtcggcagaagaagaagaagaatgaagAGAAGACCGTTGATCCGAACAAACCAAAGAGACCTGCCTCGTCTTTCCTTCTCTTCAGCAAGGAGACGAGGAAATGTATAGTGGAAGAGCGTCCCGGGATCAACCACTCCACGATCACTGCGCTCATTTCGCTCAAGTGGAAG GAAATAAGTGAGGAAGAGAAGCTGGTTTGGAATGAGAAAGCTGCGCAAGCAAAGGAGGCTTACAACAAAGAATTGGAAGCATACAACAACAAATTGGCTGCAGAAAACAAGGATAATTAG